Proteins encoded by one window of Marinitoga hydrogenitolerans DSM 16785:
- the nadC gene encoding carboxylating nicotinate-nucleotide diphosphorylase, whose amino-acid sequence MFEYEIKLLKEWIEKDNSFFDIASYELRNKETTAEIILKNFNIVLSGIEIIEKLLKEYEIKAEFYFKDGDFVENGIIGKLRGNAYNILIVERTMLNILSLMSAVATKTYTLISKIDGKTRLAATRKIFPGLGNLEKMAVLHGGGDSHRWNLSESIMIKDNHIKLYGGVENAINVVKKYKSFTKKIEIEVENETNAFLAAKNNVDIIMLDNFDSKNAKKLAKKLKREYPKIIIEVSGGINENNYLEYVDDNIDIISMGKLTTEVKYIDFSLEIEN is encoded by the coding sequence ATGTTTGAATATGAAATAAAATTATTAAAAGAATGGATAGAAAAAGATAATTCATTTTTTGATATAGCTTCATATGAATTGAGAAACAAAGAAACTACCGCAGAAATAATTTTAAAAAATTTTAATATTGTGTTGTCTGGCATAGAAATAATAGAAAAATTATTAAAAGAATATGAAATAAAAGCAGAGTTTTATTTTAAAGATGGTGATTTTGTTGAAAATGGAATTATAGGTAAACTAAGAGGAAATGCTTATAACATTTTAATAGTTGAAAGAACTATGTTAAATATACTTTCCTTAATGAGTGCAGTAGCAACAAAAACTTATACTTTAATAAGTAAAATAGATGGAAAAACCAGATTGGCTGCAACTAGAAAAATATTTCCAGGACTTGGAAATCTTGAAAAAATGGCTGTATTACATGGTGGAGGAGATTCTCATCGATGGAATTTATCAGAAAGCATTATGATAAAAGACAATCATATAAAATTATATGGTGGTGTGGAAAATGCTATAAATGTAGTGAAAAAATATAAATCATTCACTAAAAAAATAGAAATTGAAGTAGAAAATGAAACTAATGCTTTTTTAGCAGCTAAAAATAATGTGGATATAATAATGCTTGATAATTTTGATTCAAAAAATGCAAAAAAATTAGCTAAAAAATTAAAAAGAGAATATCCAAAAATAATAATAGAAGTTTCTGGTGGAATTAATGAAAATAATTATCTTGAATATGTTGATGATAATATAGACATAATATCAATGGGAAAATTAACAACAGAAGTAAAATATATAGACTTTTCATTAGAAATAGAAAATTGA
- a CDS encoding efflux RND transporter permease subunit, translating to MKNLGKFIVRNVKVITVILILITLVGIYLSTKIVIRPNFLDLLPKDDPYVEVYKKATKNFKSVDNIIIGIEGDKKNIINYINNISEKLKAMDHIDAIYYKQPIEFLEKNLFLLTEDKEQDFFKKIYTSTNIVDFFKALNAIFEENKNGYKMSIQEKYRFEYMLDSFKNLLESIDKNENIEENLKSLLFGEEYLLSKKGNFGLIIIRPTISSNDIEKVVNLVNSIENTIKKEAEKYNVKAGLTGTLVIARDEMVTIERDMSIATIVSIFLIITIFMLGFKSFRYMILAVIPLILGIIWTIGFTQLTVGSLNIMTVMMAAILAGLGIDYSIHMISLFIELRNKGYNIKNSIIGIFEKNIRGIIAGAITTAIGMGIFAISSFPGFKEFGIVLSSGIIFTLLASIFGLTILLYRYGNKYKDPGKIFSINIDISKYRKVILLITILLLIFSFIKIPAVEFEKDMMKIEAKGLESLELNQKILENFNFSPDNTIFINKNIFEARELYNKLKKLKVFYQVDSIVPFLPDKNLQIERIKKAREIKNTKIVKSDLDLNQLKLEINKLNFNILKASISLNLLGYKDLGNKLKEITTSGVLQKIIKKDKDSLNLIQNKIINTILKLKNNLNDKEIITQENLPEDIKSNYLGSNGMIITTAYSNGDIWNSDYQKEYFKELKELNSKDVSGTALIFLKVVQISAEEGKKILLITLLFIFIILILDMKSLKYAILAMIPMILSIIFMLGVMGWFGIKFNVVNIIALPLIIGIGVDDGIHLIHRYRREKNLKTTIFSTGKAITMTTLTTGVAFGSFILSKYRGFAGFGVLLLLGVIFSYIITIFVITSILSYEKPKSKKSNDKYLFKKRRA from the coding sequence ATGAAAAACTTAGGGAAGTTTATAGTAAGAAATGTGAAAGTTATAACGGTTATTCTAATTTTAATTACCTTAGTAGGAATATATTTATCAACAAAGATTGTTATTAGACCCAATTTTTTAGATTTATTGCCTAAGGATGATCCATATGTTGAGGTATATAAAAAAGCAACGAAAAATTTTAAAAGTGTTGATAATATAATCATAGGAATTGAGGGAGATAAAAAAAATATTATTAATTATATAAATAACATTTCAGAAAAATTGAAAGCTATGGATCATATTGATGCTATTTATTATAAACAACCAATAGAATTTTTGGAAAAAAATCTATTTTTATTAACTGAAGATAAAGAGCAAGATTTTTTTAAAAAAATATATACATCAACAAATATAGTAGATTTTTTTAAAGCATTAAATGCAATTTTTGAAGAAAATAAAAATGGGTATAAAATGTCTATACAAGAAAAGTATCGTTTTGAATATATGTTGGATTCATTTAAAAATTTATTAGAATCAATAGATAAAAATGAAAATATTGAAGAAAATTTAAAATCACTACTTTTTGGTGAAGAATATTTGTTATCAAAAAAAGGTAATTTTGGTTTAATAATAATTAGACCAACAATTAGTTCTAATGATATTGAAAAAGTGGTTAATTTAGTTAATTCTATTGAAAATACGATAAAAAAAGAAGCTGAAAAATATAATGTAAAAGCTGGATTAACAGGAACATTAGTTATAGCAAGAGATGAAATGGTAACTATCGAAAGAGATATGAGTATAGCAACAATAGTTTCAATATTTTTAATTATTACTATATTTATGTTAGGTTTTAAAAGTTTTAGATATATGATTTTAGCAGTTATTCCATTAATTTTAGGTATTATATGGACAATAGGATTTACACAATTAACAGTAGGCTCATTAAATATAATGACTGTTATGATGGCAGCAATATTAGCGGGATTAGGAATAGATTACTCTATTCATATGATTTCTTTGTTTATAGAGCTTAGAAATAAAGGATATAATATTAAAAATTCTATTATTGGTATTTTTGAAAAAAATATCAGAGGTATTATTGCTGGTGCAATTACTACAGCAATTGGTATGGGGATATTCGCAATTAGTTCATTTCCAGGATTTAAAGAATTTGGAATTGTTTTATCTTCTGGGATTATTTTTACATTGTTAGCTTCAATTTTTGGATTAACAATTTTATTATATAGATATGGCAATAAATACAAAGATCCAGGAAAAATTTTTAGTATAAATATAGATATTTCAAAATATAGAAAAGTAATTTTATTGATAACAATATTGTTATTAATATTTTCATTTATAAAAATACCTGCAGTTGAATTTGAAAAAGATATGATGAAAATTGAAGCAAAAGGTTTAGAAAGTTTGGAATTAAATCAAAAGATATTGGAAAATTTTAATTTCTCACCAGATAACACAATATTTATAAATAAAAATATTTTTGAAGCAAGGGAATTATATAATAAATTAAAAAAACTAAAGGTATTTTATCAAGTTGATAGTATTGTGCCATTTTTGCCTGATAAGAATTTACAAATTGAAAGAATAAAAAAAGCACGTGAAATAAAAAACACTAAAATTGTTAAAAGTGATTTAGATTTAAATCAATTAAAGTTAGAAATAAATAAATTGAATTTCAACATATTAAAAGCATCAATATCTTTAAATTTATTAGGATATAAAGATTTAGGAAATAAATTAAAAGAAATTACAACATCGGGAGTACTTCAAAAAATAATAAAAAAAGATAAAGACTCTTTAAATTTAATACAGAATAAAATAATCAATACAATTTTAAAATTAAAAAATAATTTAAATGATAAAGAAATCATTACACAGGAAAATTTACCAGAAGATATTAAATCAAATTATTTAGGTAGCAATGGAATGATAATAACAACAGCATATTCAAATGGAGATATTTGGAATTCTGATTATCAAAAGGAATATTTTAAAGAATTAAAGGAGTTAAATTCTAAAGATGTTAGTGGAACAGCATTGATATTTTTAAAGGTTGTTCAAATATCAGCAGAAGAAGGTAAAAAAATATTATTAATAACTTTATTATTTATATTTATTATACTAATTTTAGATATGAAAAGTTTAAAGTATGCAATTTTAGCTATGATACCAATGATATTGTCCATAATATTTATGTTAGGTGTGATGGGATGGTTTGGAATCAAATTTAATGTGGTTAATATTATAGCATTACCATTAATAATTGGTATAGGTGTTGATGATGGTATACATTTAATTCACAGATATAGAAGAGAAAAGAATTTAAAAACAACAATTTTTAGTACAGGTAAAGCAATCACTATGACAACTTTAACAACAGGTGTTGCATTTGGTTCATTTATTCTTTCAAAATATAGAGGATTTGCTGGTTTTGGAGTTCTTTTATTATTAGGAGTTATTTTTAGTTATATAATTACAATATTTGTAATTACATCTATATTAAGCTATGAAAAACCTAAAAGCAAAAAAAGTAATGATAAATATTTGTTCAAAAAAAGGAGAGCTTAA
- a CDS encoding heavy metal translocating P-type ATPase, whose protein sequence is MKKKELMLEGLDCASCAAKIEENVKKLNDIEDVTVNFITKTLTVKVNDENKIEEIKKLVKKIESEVDVYEKEEKHSNNHDHDHSHEHNHGEGFNKKLEIIRLFSALAIFITALLLKDPFYLKVILYVVAYLISGGKVLKRSFKNILRGNVFDENFLMSIATLGAFAIGEYPEAVGVMVFFEIGELLQDLAVDNSKRSIKALLDIRPDYANLLKNGKEVRVSPEDVKKGDLIVVKPGERIPLDGVIIKGNSMADTSALTGESLPRSIKENDEVMSGFINLNGLITIRVEKEYSESTISKILDMVENAAAKKAKTEKLITKFAKYYTPVVVFLAIALATLPPLLTGAPFNEWIYRALIFLVISCPCGLVVSIPLGYFAGVGGLSKRGVLVKGGNYLEVLKNLNTIIFDKTGTLTEGVFEVVEIKTYNGISEDEILEIAAYAEEHSNHPIADSIKKKYGKNFEKNFIEDYEEISGHGIKAKIKGKDVLVGNKKLMDKFNIRIPEINFNGTIVFVSVDGMFVGYIGISDKIKPGIKEVIKELKKLGVKKTVMLTGDNKKVAEDVAKKIGIDEYFAELLPGDKVKFFEKYNDGISTAFVGDGINDAPVLTRADVGIAMGGLGSDAAIEAADVVIMDDDVSKLIDSIKVSRKTMKITWQNIILVLGIKILFLVLGALGLTDMWGAVFADVGVTLIAIFNSLRILKK, encoded by the coding sequence ATGAAGAAAAAAGAATTAATGCTTGAAGGATTAGATTGTGCAAGTTGTGCGGCAAAAATTGAAGAAAATGTGAAAAAACTTAATGACATTGAAGATGTCACGGTAAATTTTATTACTAAAACATTAACAGTAAAAGTTAATGATGAAAATAAGATAGAAGAAATAAAGAAGTTAGTAAAAAAAATAGAATCTGAAGTAGATGTATACGAAAAAGAAGAAAAACATAGTAATAATCATGATCACGATCACAGTCATGAACATAATCATGGAGAAGGTTTTAATAAAAAGCTTGAAATTATAAGATTATTTTCAGCACTTGCTATATTTATAACAGCACTTCTTTTAAAAGATCCATTTTATTTAAAAGTTATATTGTATGTTGTAGCGTATTTAATATCTGGAGGTAAAGTTTTAAAAAGATCATTCAAAAACATTTTAAGAGGAAATGTTTTTGATGAAAATTTTTTGATGAGTATAGCGACACTTGGTGCTTTCGCAATTGGAGAATATCCAGAAGCTGTTGGTGTAATGGTATTTTTTGAAATTGGAGAATTATTACAAGATCTTGCTGTAGATAATTCTAAAAGATCTATTAAAGCGCTTTTAGATATAAGACCTGATTATGCTAATTTATTAAAAAACGGTAAAGAAGTTAGAGTATCTCCAGAAGATGTAAAAAAAGGTGATTTAATAGTAGTAAAACCCGGAGAAAGAATACCTCTTGATGGTGTAATTATAAAAGGAAATTCAATGGCAGATACATCAGCTTTAACAGGAGAATCTCTTCCAAGAAGTATAAAAGAGAACGATGAAGTTATGAGTGGATTTATAAATTTAAATGGTTTGATAACAATAAGAGTGGAGAAAGAATATTCAGAATCAACAATATCAAAAATTCTTGATATGGTAGAAAATGCTGCTGCAAAAAAAGCAAAGACAGAAAAACTTATAACTAAATTTGCTAAATATTATACACCAGTTGTTGTATTTTTAGCTATAGCTTTAGCAACATTACCGCCGTTATTAACAGGAGCTCCATTTAATGAATGGATATATAGAGCATTAATATTTCTTGTAATTTCATGTCCATGTGGTCTTGTAGTATCGATACCTCTTGGTTATTTTGCAGGTGTAGGCGGATTATCTAAGAGGGGTGTTCTTGTAAAAGGAGGAAATTATTTAGAAGTTTTAAAAAATTTAAATACTATTATTTTTGATAAAACAGGTACTTTAACAGAAGGTGTTTTTGAAGTAGTTGAAATAAAAACATATAATGGAATAAGCGAAGATGAGATTTTAGAAATAGCTGCATATGCTGAAGAACATTCTAATCACCCTATTGCAGATTCAATAAAGAAAAAGTATGGAAAAAATTTCGAAAAGAATTTTATAGAAGATTATGAAGAAATTTCTGGTCATGGGATAAAAGCGAAAATTAAAGGAAAGGATGTTCTTGTAGGAAATAAAAAGTTAATGGATAAATTCAATATAAGAATACCTGAAATTAATTTTAATGGAACAATTGTTTTTGTCTCTGTAGATGGAATGTTTGTTGGATACATAGGAATTTCAGATAAAATTAAACCAGGTATAAAAGAAGTTATTAAAGAATTAAAAAAATTGGGAGTTAAAAAGACAGTAATGCTTACAGGAGATAATAAAAAAGTCGCTGAAGATGTTGCGAAAAAAATAGGAATTGATGAATATTTTGCAGAATTGTTACCAGGAGATAAAGTGAAGTTTTTTGAAAAATATAATGATGGTATATCAACAGCATTTGTTGGAGATGGAATAAATGATGCACCAGTATTAACCAGAGCAGATGTAGGAATTGCAATGGGAGGACTTGGTTCAGATGCAGCAATTGAAGCAGCTGATGTTGTAATAATGGATGATGATGTTTCAAAGCTAATAGATTCTATTAAAGTCTCAAGAAAAACTATGAAAATAACATGGCAAAATATAATTTTAGTATTAGGAATAAAAATATTATTTTTAGTTCTTGGGGCTTTAGGGTTAACAGATATGTGGGGCGCAGTTTTTGCAGATGTTGGTGTGACTCTTATAGCTATTTTTAATTCATTGAGAATTTTAAAAAAATAG
- a CDS encoding M23 family metallopeptidase produces MKKSLFFLLIMIFTVQIFSQKFLIPIENSYITSSFGEYRDTGNKPHFHTGIDFSSFARVGYPVKSADDGYVYKIWLNNKIYGNTIFIYHPNYDIISVYAHLSAFNNIVDNIANSTRNEFGDTFTEIIFPENEIMVSRGEVIGFSGKSGEATVPNVHFEIRKIIKSGNKNTEIIKDAIEFVDYTELREKKLMALKIRSGKNTIELKENELVEIPFYTIPKLEVNILQFLGKNTRIIPKSISLKINDELIYKIEFDQIRQDEMYSPGLVFGHGSTIFNYWIKLYSSSNITPIKVNRWNEILFDLGNKALAELILEDMWGNIKTYKLILKKES; encoded by the coding sequence ATGAAAAAAAGCCTTTTTTTTCTATTAATAATGATATTTACTGTTCAAATATTTTCGCAAAAATTTTTAATCCCTATCGAAAATTCATATATTACTTCTTCTTTTGGGGAGTATAGAGATACTGGAAATAAACCTCATTTTCATACTGGTATTGATTTTTCTTCATTTGCAAGAGTTGGATATCCTGTTAAATCTGCAGATGATGGATATGTTTATAAAATTTGGTTAAATAATAAGATTTATGGTAATACTATATTTATTTATCATCCTAATTATGACATTATAAGTGTTTATGCTCATTTAAGCGCATTTAACAATATCGTTGATAATATTGCTAATTCAACAAGAAATGAATTTGGAGATACTTTTACAGAAATTATATTTCCTGAAAATGAAATAATGGTTTCAAGAGGAGAAGTTATTGGATTTTCTGGAAAAAGTGGGGAAGCTACTGTTCCAAATGTTCATTTTGAAATTAGAAAAATTATAAAATCAGGAAACAAAAATACTGAAATAATAAAAGATGCTATTGAATTTGTTGATTATACTGAGTTAAGAGAAAAAAAATTAATGGCCTTAAAAATACGATCAGGAAAAAATACTATTGAATTAAAAGAAAATGAATTAGTTGAAATTCCTTTTTACACTATACCAAAACTTGAAGTTAATATACTACAATTTCTTGGAAAAAATACACGGATAATACCAAAATCTATTTCACTAAAAATTAATGATGAGCTTATATATAAAATTGAATTTGATCAAATACGACAAGATGAAATGTATTCGCCTGGTTTAGTTTTTGGACATGGTTCGACAATATTTAACTATTGGATAAAACTTTACTCATCATCAAATATTACTCCAATCAAAGTAAATAGATGGAATGAAATTCTTTTTGATTTAGGTAATAAAGCCTTAGCAGAATTGATATTAGAAGATATGTGGGGGAATATTAAAACATATAAATTAATCTTAAAAAAGGAGAGCTAA
- the nadA gene encoding quinolinate synthase NadA: MINKTAIARDLIEKIKILKKEKNYTILGHNYVIPELQEISDITGDSLQLARLATEIENDRILFLGVDFMAETLKILNPSKKIIVPTKGATCPMANSLTPELIKKFKEKYPDAPVVLYVNSTAKCKALADYTCTSANAVEIAKKIDSEVILFGPDKNLGSYVAEKTGKKIIPIPGDRGYCYVHNRFSIEDVKLAKEKHPDAKIIVHPEAKKEVRDLCEYIGSTGQMMKFPKEDETKEFIIGTEIGMIHKLSKTFKNKKFYPLKELGICNNMKKNNLKNVYEALLFENNEINLTEEIIEKAKIPILNMFKLMEG; encoded by the coding sequence ATGATAAATAAAACAGCTATTGCAAGAGATTTAATTGAAAAGATAAAAATATTGAAAAAAGAAAAAAATTATACAATATTAGGTCATAATTATGTTATTCCAGAGTTGCAAGAGATTTCAGATATTACAGGTGATTCATTGCAATTGGCAAGGCTTGCAACAGAAATTGAAAATGATAGAATTTTATTTCTTGGTGTAGATTTTATGGCTGAAACATTAAAAATATTAAATCCATCGAAGAAAATTATTGTTCCAACAAAAGGAGCAACATGTCCAATGGCAAATTCATTAACTCCAGAACTCATTAAAAAGTTTAAAGAAAAATATCCTGATGCACCTGTAGTATTATATGTGAATAGCACAGCAAAATGTAAAGCGTTAGCAGATTATACATGTACATCAGCAAATGCTGTTGAAATAGCAAAAAAAATAGATTCAGAGGTAATTTTATTTGGTCCAGATAAAAATTTAGGATCATATGTTGCAGAAAAAACAGGTAAAAAGATTATACCGATTCCTGGAGATAGAGGATATTGTTATGTACATAATAGATTTTCTATAGAAGATGTGAAATTAGCAAAAGAAAAACATCCTGATGCAAAAATTATTGTTCATCCAGAAGCAAAAAAAGAAGTAAGAGACTTATGTGAATATATTGGTAGTACTGGTCAAATGATGAAATTCCCTAAAGAAGATGAAACTAAAGAGTTTATTATTGGGACAGAAATTGGAATGATACACAAATTATCTAAAACTTTTAAAAACAAGAAATTTTATCCATTAAAAGAATTAGGAATATGTAATAATATGAAAAAAAATAATTTGAAAAATGTATACGAAGCGTTATTATTTGAAAATAATGAAATAAATTTAACTGAAGAAATCATTGAAAAAGCAAAAATACCTATATTAAACATGTTTAAACTTATGGAGGGTTAA
- a CDS encoding ArsR/SmtB family transcription factor, with product MGKIKNKNEIDVCQTIEVHNEIIKKVRDKIPEERILNKLTELFKVIGDRTRMKILYTLSQVDEMCVCDLSYVLEKTPSAISHQLRVLRQTDLVKFRKDGKVVYYSLNDEHVKELLKVGYIHITEE from the coding sequence ATGGGTAAAATAAAAAATAAAAATGAAATTGATGTATGTCAAACAATTGAAGTCCATAACGAAATTATAAAAAAAGTAAGAGATAAAATTCCCGAAGAACGAATTTTAAATAAATTAACTGAATTATTTAAAGTCATTGGGGATAGGACAAGAATGAAAATTTTGTATACTTTATCTCAAGTTGATGAGATGTGTGTTTGTGATTTATCCTATGTTCTTGAAAAAACGCCATCTGCAATTTCTCATCAATTACGCGTTTTAAGACAAACTGATCTAGTAAAATTTAGAAAAGATGGAAAAGTTGTATACTATTCTTTAAATGACGAACATGTAAAAGAATTGCTTAAGGTCGGGTATATACATATAACAGAGGAATAA
- the nadX gene encoding aspartate dehydrogenase — translation MKLFFLGAGNSAKIILEELENSIEKAYFFDKDKEKIEILKKRFENIDYADIEDLNNLNVDFVIEVASVEALEEYGIKILEMNKNLVILSTGAFADKIFRYKFVKKLNNSNSKVYIASGAVGGIDLINAVHNKLNKITLTTRKPPKSFGLDIDKEKIIFEGNSIEAIKQFPKNVNVAVTLSLAARDFEKVNVRIIADPNVERNIHIVEINSKVGNYKFKFENFPSKNPKTSYLAPLSIVSLLKNTYSNFKIGG, via the coding sequence ATGAAATTATTTTTTTTAGGTGCAGGAAATTCAGCTAAAATCATATTAGAAGAATTAGAAAATAGTATAGAAAAAGCGTATTTTTTTGATAAAGATAAAGAAAAAATAGAAATATTGAAAAAGAGATTTGAAAATATAGATTATGCAGATATAGAAGATTTAAATAATTTAAATGTAGATTTTGTTATAGAAGTAGCTTCTGTAGAAGCTTTAGAAGAGTATGGGATAAAAATTTTAGAAATGAACAAAAATCTTGTGATATTGAGTACAGGTGCTTTTGCAGATAAAATCTTTAGATATAAATTTGTAAAAAAATTAAATAATTCTAATAGTAAGGTATATATTGCATCAGGTGCTGTAGGAGGAATAGATTTAATAAATGCTGTTCATAATAAATTAAATAAAATAACTTTAACAACAAGAAAACCACCAAAAAGTTTTGGACTTGATATTGATAAAGAAAAGATAATTTTTGAAGGGAATTCAATTGAAGCAATTAAACAATTTCCAAAAAATGTAAATGTTGCTGTTACATTATCTTTGGCAGCAAGAGATTTTGAAAAAGTTAATGTAAGGATAATTGCAGATCCAAATGTTGAAAGAAATATACATATAGTTGAAATAAATTCAAAAGTTGGAAATTACAAATTTAAATTTGAAAATTTCCCATCAAAAAACCCGAAAACCAGTTATTTAGCTCCATTATCTATTGTTAGTTTACTAAAAAACACATATTCGAATTTTAAAATAGGAGGATAA